The Priestia megaterium NBRC 15308 = ATCC 14581 region AAAATGGAAATGCCATTTTTTTTGTTCTTTCTGAATGACGAGCTTTTCAATCGCTGCGTTTTCAAAGTAAGGAACAATTTGATCACTCGTCAGCTCTAACTGCTGCAGCAGCAACTTAAAACGCTCTTTTTTTCCTAGCGTTTGTGCTTCCAAGTTTTCTGCCTCCTTTTATAAATGAGTGCAATCTATTTTAACATAAATGACTTCTATTCTGTCATATGTTCTGTTTATAAACATAAAAACAGCAGGGATACAAATCCCCGCTGCTTCATTACTTCGCTAGCAGTTCTTTCACTGTTGAAACAAGATTGTCAACTGACACTTCTAATGACTCCCCAGTTTTGCGTACTTTTACTTCTACAATTCCTTCAGATGCACGTTTACCAACTGTTACTCGAACAGGAAGACCAATTAGATCTGAATCTGCAAATTTTACTCCTGCACGCTCTTGGCGGTCGTCTAACAGCACTTCAAAGCGATTATCTAATAACTCATTATATAATTTCTCACCTAGTTCACGCTGTTCATCATTTTTCACGTTAACTGGAATAACGTGCACTTGATAAGGCGTAACAGCTTCTGGCCATAGAAGACCGTTTTCATCATTAAATTGTTCTGCAATCGCAGCTACTGTACGAGAAACACCGATACCATAGCAGCCCATAATCATTGGCTGGCTGCGTCCGTTCTCATCTAGATACGTTGCTCCCATCGCTTCACTGTAGCGCGTTCCTAGCTTAAAGACGTGTCCGACTTCAATACCTTTAGCAAACTTAATAACGCCTTGTCCATCCGGTGACTGATCCCCTTCTTGGATGAAGCGGAAATCTTCGTAAGTTGCATTAAAGTTACGCTCATTCACATTTGTGTAGTGATAACCTTCTTCATTTGCTCCGCATACACCGTTAGCAATTGCTTTTACCGCATGATCAGCTACCACTTCTACTGAATCACTTACTCCAATCGGTCCTACTGAACCAACTGCGCATTTTAATACTTCTTTTGTTTCTTCTGGAGTTGCCAGTTCAACAACGGAAGCTTCAAAATAGTTTTTCACTTTAATATCGTTTACTTCGTGATCCCCGCGAACAAGTACAAGCACAAAACGATCATCTACTTTAAATAAAAGGGACTTGATACAAGAAGTCGCTTCAACATTTAAGAAAGCAGCTACGTCTTCAATGCTATGCTGATTTGGTGTTTCCACTTTTGTTAATTCTTTTTCAGCTTCACCTGATTTTCCATACGTATTTACAACCGGTGCCATTTCAACATTTGCTGCATAAGAAGATGTATCTGAATAAGCGATTGTATCTTCCCCGATTTCAGAAAGAACCATAAATTCATGCGTATCTTTTCCGCCCATTGCACCTGAATCAGCGATAACAGCACGGAAATTTAATCCGCAGCGCTCAAAGATGCGGCTGTAGGCAGCAAACATTTTATCATATACTTCATCTAAACTTTCTTGAGAAGCATGAAACGAATATGCATCTTTCATAATAAATTCACGACCGCGTAATAAGCCAAAGCGTGGACGTTTTTCATCGCGGAACTTCGTTTGAATTTGATATAAATTTAGCGGTAAACGTTTGTATGACTTCACTTCGTCACGAAGCAAGCTTGTGATAACTTCTTCGTGTGTTGCTCCCAAAGCAAATTCACGGCCGTGACGATCTTTCATACGCATTAACTCAGGTCCGTATGAATACCAGCGGCCAGACTCTTGCCACAATTCAGCTTGTTGTAAAGCAGGCATTAATAATTCGACAGAACCTGCACGGTCCATCTCTTCACGAACAATTTGTTCAACTTTTTGCAATACGCGCTTACCAAGCGGTAAAAAGCTGTACACGCCGCTTGCATTTTGGCGCATATAACCTGCGCGCAATAGAAGCTGATGGCTTTTTATATCCGCATCAGCTGGCACTTCTCTTAATGTAGGAATCAATGTAGAACTTTGTCTCATAACCTCGCACCTCTTTGCTTACTTCTCTATCTTATTTTTTTAAGGCGGACCATGCCGCAATTTTCATATAATCAGCGAGGGAATATCCCTCGCTGAGCGTATGTCTTATAAAAAGAACTTTTGAATATCGTTCCACGTTACAACGAGCATCAGCAGCATTAATAAAGCAAAACCGATAAAATGAACAACGCCTTCTTTTTGACGATCAATTGGCTTACCGCGAATTCCTTCTACAGCGAAGAACAACAGTCGTCCTCCATCTAAAGCAGGAAGTGGAAGCAAATTGACAATCCCTAAGTTAATACTTAAAACGGCTGCCCATTTCATTAGATAATAAATGCCTGACTGTGCTACTTGATCGGTTGCTGCGTAAATACCTACAGGACCAGAAAGCATATCCAGTTTGAACTGTCCTGTCACAAGCTTCCCTAGACCCGTTAAGATTTCTTTCATCCACGTATATGTCTCAGTAGCTCCGTGCGTGATCGAACCAATGAATGACTTTTCAACCGGTGCATATACGCCAATTAATCCAATTGTCTGTTCCCCAACTTTGCGACTTTCAGGTGTAATCGGAATATCTAGCGTTTTGCCGCCGCGCTGAACCGTGAATGTAATTTGCTGTTCAGGATGTTTTTGAATTACTTTTACGACATCATCCCACGTTGAAACACTTTGTCCATCAATTGCTTGAACTTTATCTCCTTGTTTGAGTCCCGCATCAACGGCTACTCCATCTGATGTTAATTTGCCCATCACGGGTTTGTCAACAACATATCCTTGAGAAATCCCAAGAACGATAAAAATAACAAAGGCTAATATAAAGTTCATTAGCGGACCAGCGAAAATGGCTAGCGCACGCTGACCAAGAGTTTTAGAAGCAAACTGACGGCTGTAAGGTGCAATTTGAATTTCTTCTCCGTCCATAACGAAGTAAGATTCTTCTGCTACCTCGAATTTTTGCAGACGTTCATCTTCACCTTCTTCATAACCTGAAATAAATAGATTATGCTCTAAGTCTGCTTGCTCTACCTCAATAACTTTTGCATTTGGATGCTGTTCCTTGTTATTAATAATGACTTTATTTACTTTGCCTTCCTTATCAAACATGAGGCCCACCATTTGACCAGGCTTTACTTCGATCATTTCTGGGTCTTCTCCAGCCATTCGAACAAATCCACCTAGAGGCAGCAAGCGAATGGTATAAACTGTTTCATCTCGTTTAAACGAAAAGATTTTGGGACCAAACCCAATGGCAAACTCACGACATAAGATGCCTGCACGCTTTGCAAAAACTAAATGACCAAGCTCATGAAAGAATACAAGAGCTCCAAAAATGACGACAAACGCAATGACTGTGTTCAATGGGTATTACCCCCTTCATGTAATAGAGTCAAATCTCCACCCCCCAGAAATAAGTGAGTGGCTTCTCTCGCACGCACATTATCGAGAGATGGCGGATCTAACAAACTCTCTTGCTTCTAAATCTACTTCTTTAATAGTAGATAAACAAGGTTTCTGTATTACAGTATGTTCATTCATTGCTTTTTCAATCACATCTTCAATTTGTAAAAATGTAATGTGACCATCTAAAAAGGCTTGAACAGCTTCTTCATTAGCTGCGTTTAAAACAGTCGGAAGTGTTCCACCCGCTTTGCCAGCCTCAAATGCAAAAGCTAAACAGCGAAAACGCTCTTCATCCATTTTATCGAAGTGAAGCTGACCAATATCCGCCAAACTTAAACGCTTGGTGTTAGGCAAAGACATGCGTTTTGGATACGTTAACGCGTATTGAATTGGCACGCGCATATCAGGCGTTCCAAGCTGAGCAATAACGCTTGTATCCGAATACTCTACCATAGAATGAATGATGCTTTCCTTATGTAACAATACATCAATTTTCTCATAGGGAAGATCAAAAAGCCAATGTGCTTCAATCACTTCTAACCCCTTATTCATCATCGTTGCCGAATCAATTGTAATTTTAGCTCCCATCGACCAGTTTGGATGATTTAATGCATCTTCAACCGTTACTCCCTGTAGTTCTGCTCTCGTTTTATCTCGAAAGCTTCCTCCAGAAGCCGTTAAAATTAAACGGTCTATTGCTTTTTGATCTTGCCCTTGCAAACTTTGAAAAATAGCTGAGTGCTCACTGTCTACCGGTAAAATATCAGCGCCATATTCCTTGGCTGCTTCCATGACAAGGTGACCAGCGGTAACAAGTGTCTCCTTATTTGCAATAGCAATCGTTTTTCTCATTTTGATTGCTTCTAGCGTAGGAGTCAACCCTACACTTCCAAGAACAGCATTTACTAAAACTTCTGTGGATGGATGAGTCGCCACTTCCACAAGCCCTTCTTCTCCATAAACAAATCGAATAGAAGGGAATTCTGCTTGCAGTGACAGACAATCTTCTTTCTTCATCACAGAAACAAGGGCTGGCTTACACTGCTGAATAATCTTTCTTGCTTCATTAATATTTCGACCTACAGAGATTGCTGAGAGCTCAAAATGCTCCGGATGCGCTCGAACAATATCAACGGTTTGAGTACCGATTGAACCTGTAGCTCCTAACAAGGAAATTTTCTTCAAGTATATTCACTCCTATTAAAACAAAGACATCTTTTTTATAGAGATAATAAAAAAGCTAAAATTGGCATGATGAACATTAAACTGTCAAAACGGTCTAAAATCCCACCATGACCTGGTAAAATCTTTCCTGAATCTTTTACGCCATAGTGACGTTTGAACGCTGATTGTACAAGATCACCCATCTGTCCAAATAACGATACGATAATACCAATTACAAGTAGTTCGATCATAGTTTGATCAATATTTGCTAACAGCTTAAATACAATGGCTACTATAATAGCGCATACGATGCCACCGACAAAACCTTCAATTGTTTTATTGGGACTGATTTCCGGCCATAGCTTTCGTTTTCCCATTGCTCGTCCAATAAAATAAGCTCCAGAATCCGTCGCCCAAATAATAAGAAAAGCAAAGAACAAATAAGCTAAGCCGAACTCTTGACGAACCTCGATAAAATAATGAAAGCCAAAGCCAACATATACTGTCGTTAATAAAATAAACCCAACGTCATCGAAGGTAAATTTATTTTTAACTACAACCGTGTACATTAATAAAAGAAGGACAGCAGCAAGCGCTACTTCTATCTTATGTTCACTTAAGAATTGAAATGCAACATCTCTTCCATTTGGTAGTAAAAACACCCAGGTTAGCAATAAACTAATGATACTTGGAAAAGACATTGCTTTCAAATGTTTCATTTTTAAAAGCTCAATTACACCAACTGTTCCGATTACATACATGATAAGGGTAAAAGGTAACCCTCCAATTAAAACAATCGGCACAAATACCGCAAGTGCTACAATCGCGGTGATAATGCGCTGTTTCATCTTGTTTTCCACACCTTCTTATACACCACCAAAGCGGCGACCGCGCTTTTGAAACGCCTCGACTGCTTCGATTAAATGATTTTCTTTAAAATCTGGCCATAATACTTCTGTAAACCAAAACTCTGTGTAAGCTAGCTGCCAAAGCATAAAATTACTTAAGCGAAGCTCACCGCTTGTACGAATAAGCAAATCCGGATCTGGAAGGCTTTTGCTCATTAAATAGGAAGAAAATAAATTTTCTGAAATAGAAGAGGAAGCTACTTTTCCCTGTTCTACATCTTCTACCAATGACTGAATAGCGCCCATGATTTCGTGACGGCTACCGTAATTGAGCGCGAAGTTTAAAATCAGCCCTGTGTTATGCTTTGTTTTTTCAATTGCATTATCCACGGCTCGAATCGTATGGGCAGGGAGCTCACTTTTATCCCCCATAATACGAACTTGCACATTTTTTTCAATTAGCTCAGGCAGAAAGGTTGTTAAAAATTCCTCTGGCAGTTTCATTAAAAACTCGACTTCAATTTTGGGGCGCTTCCAATTTTCAGTGGAAAATGCATATAAAGTTAATACTTTAACACCTAATTCATTGGCCGATCTGGTCACATGACGTACTACCTTCATTCCTTCATGATGGCCCATCATGCGAGGAAGAGCTCGTTTTTGCGCCCAACGACCGTTCCCATCCATAATAATTGCAATATGTTCAGGAACAGGGTGCTGTTTCACTTGATCTTTTCGTTCTGACAAAGACAGTGTATTTAAATCTTGACTTTTCTTCCATGCTTGAAATTTTCTTAACATGCAAAGGTCCCCCGTTGTACGCTCTCACATAAACGTGTGGCTTATGTGAGTTTTTTCTTACTACACATTATTAACAAAAAAACCCCCTGTAAACAATAGAGGGTCTTTTACAATATATTTTACCTTGAAATGACTTAAACTGCCATAATTTCTTCTTCTTTATCTTTCGCCACTTTATCCACTTTTACAATATGATCATCTGTTAGCTTTTGAATGTCATCACTGTAGCCGCGTAAATCGTCTTCAGTAATTTCACCTTTTTTCTCTAACTTTTTGAAATCATCGTTTGCATCACGGCGTACGTTACGAACCGCAACTTTTGCTTCTTCAGCATATTTTTTCACCATTTTCACTAACTCACGACGACGCTCTTCCGTTAAAGCAGGAATCGATAAACGGATAATAGTTCCATCGCTTGTAGGTGTTAACCCTAAGTCAGATTTTAAAATAGCTTTTTCAACCTCACCAATTTGTGATTTGTCATAAGGCTGAATAACAAGCATACGAGCTTCAGGCACGCTTACTTGCGCCAATTGGTTAATTGGTGTTGGTGCACCGTAGTATTCTACCGTTACGCGGTCAAGAAGTGACGCGCTTGCACGTCCAGCACGAATTGATGCTAGTTCGCGGCTAAATGATTGAATTGCTTTTTCCATTCTTTCTTTTGCGTTTTGCAACACTTGTTTTGGCATGTTTATTTCCCCTTTACAATTGTTCCAATGTTTTCGCCTGTAACGGCACGTTTAATATTGCCTTCTTCCGTAATTGAAAAAACAATTAGCGGAATATCATTGTCCATACATAATGAAGAAGCTGTAGAATCCATCACAGCTAGTCCATCTTTTAAAACATCAATATACGTTAATGTTTCGTATTTTACAGCATCAGGTACAAGCTTAGGATCCGCATTATAAACGCCATCTACGTTGTTTTTAGCCATTAAGATCACGTCAGCTTCAATTTCAGCTGCACGCAAAGCTGCTGTTGTATCTGTAGAGAAATAAGGGTTTCCTGTACCCGCGGCGAAGATAACAACGCGTTTTTTCTCGAGATGACGAACAGCTTTTCTTCTAATATAAGGCTCTGCTACTTGTCTCATCTCGATAGAAGTCTGAACTCGTGTTTGCACACCAATGTTCTCTAAGCTATCTTGAAGAGCCAAAGAGTTCATTACTGTTGCTAGCATTCCCATATAATCAGCAGCGGCACGATCCATACCCATTTCACTGCCAATTTTACCACGCCAAATGTTTCCACCACCAACGACTACAGCAATTTCCACACCTAATTCATAAACGGCTTTTACTTGTTCAGCAACAGATTTGATGATGGATGGGTTAATACCAAAACCCTCTTCACCAGCTAATGCTTCTCCACTTAACTTTAATACGATACGATTATATTTTGCTTGACTCATGCTTACCTCCATCGTTAACGGTGAGATCTCTTTTGTAAAAAAGGGAACACACAGTGTTCCCTATACGGTCAAACCCTTACTTTTTAACTTGGTTCATTACTTCTTCAGCGAAGTTGTCTTGACGTTTCTCAATACCTTCTCCTACTTCAAAACGAACGAAGCTTTCAACAGTAGCGCCTTTGCTCTCAACGAACTGACGTACTTTTTGATCAGGATTTTTAACAAATGTTTGATCTAGTAAGCAAATATCTTCGAAAAATTTGCCAAGGCGACCTTCAACCATTTTTGCAACGATTTTTTCTGGTTTGCCTTCGTTTAATGCTTGTTGAGTTAATACTTCGCGCTCACGCTCAGTTTCTTCAGCAGAAACTTGGTCACGAGAGATGTATTTAGGGTTGATTGCAGCAATGTGCATAGCAACGTCTTTTGCAACAGCTTCTTCAGTTGTACCAGATAATACTGTTAACACACCGATACGTCCGCCAGCATGTAGATAAGCACCGAATGCATCAGCATCAGTTTTTGTTGCTACAGCAAAACGACGTAGAGATAATTTTTCTCCGATTGTAGCGATTGCAGAGTTGATGTGTTCTTCAACAGTTGCACCGTTTTCCATTTTTTGAGTAGCAGCTTCAGCAGCGTCAGCTGGTTTGTTAGCTAAGATGTGAGCAGCTAATTCTTTTGTTAATTTTTGGAAACCTTCGTTTTTCGCAACGAAATCAGTTTCAGAGTTAACTTCTAAGATAACAGCTTCGTTACCTTGAGTTTCGATGTAAGTTAGACCTTCAGCAGCAATACGGTCTGATTTTTTAGCAGCTTTTGCAATACCTTTTTCACGTAAGAAATCGATTGCTTGCTCCATATCACCGTTAGTTTCAGTTAACGCTTTTTTACAATCCATCATACCAGCGCCAGTTTTTTCACGTAATTCTTTTACCATTTGAGCAGTAATTGCCATAATGTGTAGCCTCCTTGTTTGGGTATGTAATTAATGTATATAAATGGGTTAAATCTTTTCAAAAAAAGGTGATAAAAGGCTATTCCCTCTTATCACCTTTCACGGAATTAAGCAGTAGTTGTTTCAGTTTCAACTGCTGTTTCTTCACCTTGTTTAGCTTCTAGAATAGCATCAGCAACTTTAGAAGTTAAAAGTTTAACAGCACGAATTGCATCATCGTTTGCAGGGATTACATAATCAATTTCGTCTGGATCACAGTTAGTGTCTACGATACCAACGATTGGAATGTGTAATTTTTTAGCTTCCGCTACTGCAATACGCTCTTTACGAGGGTCAATGATGAATAATGCATCTGGAAGTTGTTTCATATCTTTAATGCCGCCTAAGAATTTTTCAAGACGCTCTAACTCTTTTTTAAGTTGAACTACTTCTTTCTTAGGTAGTACTTCGAAAGTACCGTCTTCTTGCATTTTTTCGATATCTTTTAAACGTTTGATACGTTTTTGGATAGTTGAGAAGTTAGTTAATGTACCACCTAACCAACGTTGGTTAACAAAGTACATACCAGCGCGAGCTGCTTCTTCTTTAACAGAATCTTGAGCTTGTTTTTTCGTACCTACGAATAAAACAGTACCGCCGTCTGCAGCTAATTCTTTAACGAATTTGTACGCTTCTTCTACTTTCTTAACTGTTTTTTGAAGATCGATAATGTAGATGCCGTTACGCTCAGTGAAGATGTATTTCTTCATCTTTGGGTTCCAACGGCGAGTTTGGTGACCGAAATGTACACCAGCTTCTAGTAATTGTTTCATTGAAATTACTGACATGTGTTTTTCCTCCTAATGGTTTTAAGTCTCCTCCGCTCATTTCATCTTCAGCCGAAACTACAAAAAGTAGCACCATCAACCGAATCAACAAGCGTGTGTAATAACACCAAAAACAAATATAGCACACTCCTTTTTCACAAGCAAGCGTTTCATTAAGTTTATTGATGAAATTTCAATAATAATTCAATTTCAGTTTTCCCTCTGTGTAAATGTTTTGCAATTTCTTCAATTGTTAAACCTTTTCTCTTTAAATAAACAGAAAATTCTTTTATCTCTTCACCTGACAAATCTTGAATTTGGTCTGTAGTTAATTCATCAAAAGGTGTGCATATATGCTTCTGATTTTCTTCTATAGAAAGAAGTTCATGCAGCGACTGGGACGGCTCACTTTTTAGATCCACCCTTTGAACAGGCACGTCTTCTTCATCTACCAAAGGTGATTTTACGCT contains the following coding sequences:
- the rseP gene encoding RIP metalloprotease RseP; this translates as MNTVIAFVVIFGALVFFHELGHLVFAKRAGILCREFAIGFGPKIFSFKRDETVYTIRLLPLGGFVRMAGEDPEMIEVKPGQMVGLMFDKEGKVNKVIINNKEQHPNAKVIEVEQADLEHNLFISGYEEGEDERLQKFEVAEESYFVMDGEEIQIAPYSRQFASKTLGQRALAIFAGPLMNFILAFVIFIVLGISQGYVVDKPVMGKLTSDGVAVDAGLKQGDKVQAIDGQSVSTWDDVVKVIQKHPEQQITFTVQRGGKTLDIPITPESRKVGEQTIGLIGVYAPVEKSFIGSITHGATETYTWMKEILTGLGKLVTGQFKLDMLSGPVGIYAATDQVAQSGIYYLMKWAAVLSINLGIVNLLPLPALDGGRLLFFAVEGIRGKPIDRQKEGVVHFIGFALLMLLMLVVTWNDIQKFFL
- the frr gene encoding ribosome recycling factor; protein product: MPKQVLQNAKERMEKAIQSFSRELASIRAGRASASLLDRVTVEYYGAPTPINQLAQVSVPEARMLVIQPYDKSQIGEVEKAILKSDLGLTPTSDGTIIRLSIPALTEERRRELVKMVKKYAEEAKVAVRNVRRDANDDFKKLEKKGEITEDDLRGYSDDIQKLTDDHIVKVDKVAKDKEEEIMAV
- the tsf gene encoding translation elongation factor Ts — translated: MAITAQMVKELREKTGAGMMDCKKALTETNGDMEQAIDFLREKGIAKAAKKSDRIAAEGLTYIETQGNEAVILEVNSETDFVAKNEGFQKLTKELAAHILANKPADAAEAATQKMENGATVEEHINSAIATIGEKLSLRRFAVATKTDADAFGAYLHAGGRIGVLTVLSGTTEEAVAKDVAMHIAAINPKYISRDQVSAEETEREREVLTQQALNEGKPEKIVAKMVEGRLGKFFEDICLLDQTFVKNPDQKVRQFVESKGATVESFVRFEVGEGIEKRQDNFAEEVMNQVKK
- a CDS encoding proline--tRNA ligase; amino-acid sequence: MRQSSTLIPTLREVPADADIKSHQLLLRAGYMRQNASGVYSFLPLGKRVLQKVEQIVREEMDRAGSVELLMPALQQAELWQESGRWYSYGPELMRMKDRHGREFALGATHEEVITSLLRDEVKSYKRLPLNLYQIQTKFRDEKRPRFGLLRGREFIMKDAYSFHASQESLDEVYDKMFAAYSRIFERCGLNFRAVIADSGAMGGKDTHEFMVLSEIGEDTIAYSDTSSYAANVEMAPVVNTYGKSGEAEKELTKVETPNQHSIEDVAAFLNVEATSCIKSLLFKVDDRFVLVLVRGDHEVNDIKVKNYFEASVVELATPEETKEVLKCAVGSVGPIGVSDSVEVVADHAVKAIANGVCGANEEGYHYTNVNERNFNATYEDFRFIQEGDQSPDGQGVIKFAKGIEVGHVFKLGTRYSEAMGATYLDENGRSQPMIMGCYGIGVSRTVAAIAEQFNDENGLLWPEAVTPYQVHVIPVNVKNDEQRELGEKLYNELLDNRFEVLLDDRQERAGVKFADSDLIGLPVRVTVGKRASEGIVEVKVRKTGESLEVSVDNLVSTVKELLAK
- the rpsB gene encoding 30S ribosomal protein S2, which produces MSVISMKQLLEAGVHFGHQTRRWNPKMKKYIFTERNGIYIIDLQKTVKKVEEAYKFVKELAADGGTVLFVGTKKQAQDSVKEEAARAGMYFVNQRWLGGTLTNFSTIQKRIKRLKDIEKMQEDGTFEVLPKKEVVQLKKELERLEKFLGGIKDMKQLPDALFIIDPRKERIAVAEAKKLHIPIVGIVDTNCDPDEIDYVIPANDDAIRAVKLLTSKVADAILEAKQGEETAVETETTTA
- the pyrH gene encoding UMP kinase — encoded protein: MSQAKYNRIVLKLSGEALAGEEGFGINPSIIKSVAEQVKAVYELGVEIAVVVGGGNIWRGKIGSEMGMDRAAADYMGMLATVMNSLALQDSLENIGVQTRVQTSIEMRQVAEPYIRRKAVRHLEKKRVVIFAAGTGNPYFSTDTTAALRAAEIEADVILMAKNNVDGVYNADPKLVPDAVKYETLTYIDVLKDGLAVMDSTASSLCMDNDIPLIVFSITEEGNIKRAVTGENIGTIVKGK
- the dxr gene encoding 1-deoxy-D-xylulose-5-phosphate reductoisomerase yields the protein MKKISLLGATGSIGTQTVDIVRAHPEHFELSAISVGRNINEARKIIQQCKPALVSVMKKEDCLSLQAEFPSIRFVYGEEGLVEVATHPSTEVLVNAVLGSVGLTPTLEAIKMRKTIAIANKETLVTAGHLVMEAAKEYGADILPVDSEHSAIFQSLQGQDQKAIDRLILTASGGSFRDKTRAELQGVTVEDALNHPNWSMGAKITIDSATMMNKGLEVIEAHWLFDLPYEKIDVLLHKESIIHSMVEYSDTSVIAQLGTPDMRVPIQYALTYPKRMSLPNTKRLSLADIGQLHFDKMDEERFRCLAFAFEAGKAGGTLPTVLNAANEEAVQAFLDGHITFLQIEDVIEKAMNEHTVIQKPCLSTIKEVDLEAREFVRSAISR
- a CDS encoding phosphatidate cytidylyltransferase, with protein sequence MKQRIITAIVALAVFVPIVLIGGLPFTLIMYVIGTVGVIELLKMKHLKAMSFPSIISLLLTWVFLLPNGRDVAFQFLSEHKIEVALAAVLLLLMYTVVVKNKFTFDDVGFILLTTVYVGFGFHYFIEVRQEFGLAYLFFAFLIIWATDSGAYFIGRAMGKRKLWPEISPNKTIEGFVGGIVCAIIVAIVFKLLANIDQTMIELLVIGIIVSLFGQMGDLVQSAFKRHYGVKDSGKILPGHGGILDRFDSLMFIMPILAFLLSL
- a CDS encoding isoprenyl transferase; the protein is MLRKFQAWKKSQDLNTLSLSERKDQVKQHPVPEHIAIIMDGNGRWAQKRALPRMMGHHEGMKVVRHVTRSANELGVKVLTLYAFSTENWKRPKIEVEFLMKLPEEFLTTFLPELIEKNVQVRIMGDKSELPAHTIRAVDNAIEKTKHNTGLILNFALNYGSRHEIMGAIQSLVEDVEQGKVASSSISENLFSSYLMSKSLPDPDLLIRTSGELRLSNFMLWQLAYTEFWFTEVLWPDFKENHLIEAVEAFQKRGRRFGGV